Proteins from a single region of Scatophagus argus isolate fScaArg1 chromosome 23, fScaArg1.pri, whole genome shotgun sequence:
- the LOC124054582 gene encoding motile sperm domain-containing protein 1-like isoform X1, translated as MRRKDNHDGQGQGWPQGQGGMRGDTGQVAVRQVGRVELGGETGGVSRLPVFLFPSELMFCSEDRSSHRRVLTVYNPYSFSLSFKMLSTAPSLYRVVEAEGNVRAKSCVDLVVRHLDVSPRNWGRRDRFRLEVRGGGQVGAREIWTELRGGAEGGGGGGGGGGGGGGEDGDRSRRKRAGRGDDGRTGGQQRTLSAHTPLSPLLVPTHTHLQLPTCTVVRRMPQWVVCVVVAVLCVTVLMLPLHTESSSVVPGYLHVSTNQKLVCAYTLGLLTMVFLW; from the exons ATGAGAAGGAAGGACAACCATGACGGACAGGGACAGGGCTGGCCGCAGGGGCAGGGCGGGATGAGAGGGGACACGGGCCAGGTGGCGGTGAGACAGGTGGGCAGGGTGGAGTTGGGAGGTGAGACGGGCGGCGTGTCTCGGCTGCCTGTCTTCCTGTTCCCCTCTGAGCTGATGTTCTGCTCTGAAGACAGGAGCTCCCACAGGAGAGTCTTAACTGTGTACAACCCGTACAGCTTCAGCCTGAGCTTCAAGA tgctgAGCACAGCTCCCTCTCTGTACAGGGTGGTGGAGGCGGAGGGGAACGTCCGAGCTAAATCCTGTGTTGACCT CGTGGTGCGTCACCTGGACGTCTCTCCCCGTAACTGGGGCCGCAGGGACCGGTTCCGCCtggaggtgagaggaggaggccAGGTGGGAGCACGGGAGATCTGGACCgagctgagaggaggagcagagggaggaggaggagggggaggaggaggaggaggaggaggaggggaggatggggacaggagcaggaggaaacGAGCAGGAAGAGGGGACGACGGGAGGACGGGAGGACAGCAGAGGACGCTGTCTGCTCAcactcctctgtctcctctgctggtgcccacgcacacacatctgcagctgCCTACCTGCACAG tggtgcGTCGCATGCCTcagtgggtggtgtgtgtggtggtggcggtgctgtgtgtcacagtgttgaTGCTTCCCCTCCACACTGAGAGCAGCTCTGTGGTTCCAGGCTACCTGCACGTCTCCACCAATCAGAAGCTGGTCTGCGCCTACACActgg gtctTCTCACCATGGTGTTTCTATGGTAA
- the LOC124054582 gene encoding motile sperm domain-containing protein 3-like isoform X2 has protein sequence MRRKDNHDGQGQGWPQGQGGMRGDTGQVAVRQVGRVELGGETGGVSRLPVFLFPSELMFCSEDRSSHRRVLTVYNPYSFSLSFKMLSTAPSLYRVVEAEGNVRAKSCVDLVVRHLDVSPRNWGRRDRFRLEVRGGGQVGAREIWTELRGGAEGGGGGGGGGGGGGGEDGDRSRRKRAGRGDDGRTGGQQRTLSAHTPLSPLLVPTHTHLQLPTCTGLLTMVFLW, from the exons ATGAGAAGGAAGGACAACCATGACGGACAGGGACAGGGCTGGCCGCAGGGGCAGGGCGGGATGAGAGGGGACACGGGCCAGGTGGCGGTGAGACAGGTGGGCAGGGTGGAGTTGGGAGGTGAGACGGGCGGCGTGTCTCGGCTGCCTGTCTTCCTGTTCCCCTCTGAGCTGATGTTCTGCTCTGAAGACAGGAGCTCCCACAGGAGAGTCTTAACTGTGTACAACCCGTACAGCTTCAGCCTGAGCTTCAAGA tgctgAGCACAGCTCCCTCTCTGTACAGGGTGGTGGAGGCGGAGGGGAACGTCCGAGCTAAATCCTGTGTTGACCT CGTGGTGCGTCACCTGGACGTCTCTCCCCGTAACTGGGGCCGCAGGGACCGGTTCCGCCtggaggtgagaggaggaggccAGGTGGGAGCACGGGAGATCTGGACCgagctgagaggaggagcagagggaggaggaggagggggaggaggaggaggaggaggaggaggggaggatggggacaggagcaggaggaaacGAGCAGGAAGAGGGGACGACGGGAGGACGGGAGGACAGCAGAGGACGCTGTCTGCTCAcactcctctgtctcctctgctggtgcccacgcacacacatctgcagctgCCTACCTGCACAG gtctTCTCACCATGGTGTTTCTATGGTAA
- the LOC124054579 gene encoding voltage-gated potassium channel subunit beta-3-like isoform X2, translating into MQVSIACNVGGGGGGSSGTSEHLLKERRVALNTSNAPACQSKLRAEPTNRHTLLGHAHMKEALGRHGNMKYRNLGKSGLRVSCLGLGTWVTFGSQISDEMAESVMTVAYDSGVNLFDTAEVYASGRAETTLGNILKKKAWRRSSYVVTTKIYWGGQAETERGLSRKHIIEGLRGSLSRLQLDYVDLVFANRSDINAPMEEVVRAMTFVIDQGLAMYWGTSRWNVVEIMEAYSIARQFNLVPPVCEQAEYHYFQRDKVELHLPELYHKIGVGAMTWSPLACGLLTGKYNEGVPESSRAAMKGYAWLKERLSSDEGKKQLSKIKELHLLADRLKCTAAQLAIAWCLRSEGVSSVLLGVSNTEQLLENLGSVRVLTQLTPPLIAEMDALLGNKPRNSKKEAKS; encoded by the exons ATGCAGGTGTCCATAGCGTGTAACGtaggcgggggtggggggggcagcAGCGGGACAAGCGAGCACCTGCTGAAGGAGCGGCGAGTGGCGTTGAACACCAGCAATGCGCCCGCCTGTCAGTCAAAGCTCAGGGCGGAGCCGACAAACAGACACACCCTGCTAGGCCACGCCCACATGAAGGAGGCCCTCGGTCGTCATGGCAACATGAAGTACAG GAATCTTGGGAAATCTGGACTGAGAGTGTCCTGCTTAGGACTGG gAACATGGGTGACATTTGGCTCTCAGATCTCTGATGAG atggcGGAGAGTGTGATGACGGTGGCGTACGACAGTGGAGTGAACTTATTCGACACAGCAGAGGTTTATGCCTCAGGAAG GGCCGAGACGACTCTGGGAAACATCCTGAAGAAGAAAGCATGGAG GAGGTCCAGTTACGTGGTGACCACCAAGATCTACTGGGGAGGACA GGCGGAGACAGAGCGAGGGTTGTCACGGAAACACATCATCGAAg gactgCGTGGGTCTCTGTCCAGGCTGCAGCTGGACTACGTGGACCTCGTCTTCGCCAACAGGAGTGACATCAACGCCCCGATGGagg AGGTGGTTCGAGCGATGACCTTTGTGATCGATCAGGGCTTGGCCATGTACTGGGGAACGTCCCGCTGGAACGTCGTGGAGATCATG gaggCGTACTCCATAGCCCGACAGTTTAACCTGGTTCCTCCGGTGTGTGAACAGGCGGAGTATCATTACTTCCAGAGAGACAAGGTGGAGCTGCACCTGCCTGAGCTCTACCACAAGATAG GTGTTGGAGCCATGACCTGGTCTCCGTTAGCCTGCGGCCTGCTGACGGGCAAGTACAACGAAGGAGTCCCTGAGAGCTCCAGAGCCGCCATGAAG ggttaTGCGTGGCTTAAGGAGCGGCTCAGCAGTGATGAGGGGAAGAAGCAGCTCAGTAAAATCAAAGagctccacctgctggctgACAGACTGAAGTGCACTGCTGCTCAGCTGGCCATAG cGTGGTGCCTTCGCAGTGAGGGCGTCAGCTCGGTTCTCCTCGGAGTCTCCAACACggagcagctgctggagaaCCTCGGTTCTGTCAGG GTTCTGACTCAACTGACTCCACCCCTCATCGCTGAGATGGATGCGTTGCTCGGCAACAAGCCGCGAAACAGCAAGAAGGAGGCaaagagctga